Proteins found in one Sorghum bicolor cultivar BTx623 chromosome 1, Sorghum_bicolor_NCBIv3, whole genome shotgun sequence genomic segment:
- the LOC8081458 gene encoding uncharacterized protein LOC8081458 isoform X2, with protein sequence MRWPLAISTRRRPLLFVLLVALYTIPGTFSSRQVTLDTVEIFTTHEWFGKPTVAFRCNGENKTDLPDVKEAHTLYTFKGEESWQPLTELPEKKCKRCGLYEEDTFKTDVFDEWEMCSSDFKGGKYSRIKEGQFNATFLCPNCTASTGQGNSEPSEDLESKKTSVVVIIIVSVLASVLVIIALFGGYKYWQKKKRERDQARFLKLFEEGDDLEDELGLSNEI encoded by the exons ATGAGGTGGCCGCTGGCGATCTCGACTCGCCGCCGCCCCCTCCTTTTCGTCCTTCTCGTCGCCCTCTACACGATTCCTG GGACATTTTCATCGAGGCAAGTCACACTCGATACTGTTGAGATATTTACTACTCATGAATGGTTTGGCAAGCCAACAGTGGCTTTCCGGTGCAATGGAGAGAACAAAACAGATTTGCCAGATGTGAAGGAGGCGCACACGCTATATACATTTAAGGGTGAAGAATCGTGGCAG CCCTTGACAGAGCTTCCAGAAAAGAAATGCAAGCGATGTGGTTTGTATGAGGAGGACACATTTAAAACTGATGTCTTTGATGAATGGGAGATGTGTTCGAGTGATTTCAAGGGTGGAAAATACAGCCGGATTAAGGAAGGCCAGTTCAATGCAACATTCCTATGTCCAAACTGCACCGCCTCAACTG GACAAGGAAACAGTGAACCTAGCGAAGATTTGGAATCTAAGAAGACATCGGTTGTGGTCATCATAATAGTTAGTGTTCTTGCGTCAGTCCTTGTCATCATTGCCTTGTTCGGGGGCTACAAGTACtggcagaagaagaagagggagcgAGACCAGGCGCGATTCCTCAAGCTCTTTGAAGAAGGAGATGACCTTGAAGATGAACTGGGCCTTAGCAATGAAATCTAA
- the LOC8081458 gene encoding uncharacterized protein LOC8081458 isoform X1, which translates to MRWPLAISTRRRPLLFVLLVALYTIPGTFSSRQVTLDTVEIFTTHEWFGKPTVAFRCNGENKTDLPDVKEAHTLYTFKGEESWQPLTELPEKKCKRCGLYEEDTFKTDVFDEWEMCSSDFKGGKYSRIKEGQFNATFLCPNCTASTDVSFVPGQGNSEPSEDLESKKTSVVVIIIVSVLASVLVIIALFGGYKYWQKKKRERDQARFLKLFEEGDDLEDELGLSNEI; encoded by the exons ATGAGGTGGCCGCTGGCGATCTCGACTCGCCGCCGCCCCCTCCTTTTCGTCCTTCTCGTCGCCCTCTACACGATTCCTG GGACATTTTCATCGAGGCAAGTCACACTCGATACTGTTGAGATATTTACTACTCATGAATGGTTTGGCAAGCCAACAGTGGCTTTCCGGTGCAATGGAGAGAACAAAACAGATTTGCCAGATGTGAAGGAGGCGCACACGCTATATACATTTAAGGGTGAAGAATCGTGGCAG CCCTTGACAGAGCTTCCAGAAAAGAAATGCAAGCGATGTGGTTTGTATGAGGAGGACACATTTAAAACTGATGTCTTTGATGAATGGGAGATGTGTTCGAGTGATTTCAAGGGTGGAAAATACAGCCGGATTAAGGAAGGCCAGTTCAATGCAACATTCCTATGTCCAAACTGCACCGCCTCAACTG ATGTTTCTTTCGTGCCAGGACAAGGAAACAGTGAACCTAGCGAAGATTTGGAATCTAAGAAGACATCGGTTGTGGTCATCATAATAGTTAGTGTTCTTGCGTCAGTCCTTGTCATCATTGCCTTGTTCGGGGGCTACAAGTACtggcagaagaagaagagggagcgAGACCAGGCGCGATTCCTCAAGCTCTTTGAAGAAGGAGATGACCTTGAAGATGAACTGGGCCTTAGCAATGAAATCTAA
- the LOC8081456 gene encoding ABC transporter C family member 3 has translation MAATPAWEGSLIFFLQPLFLHGVSAAAHLILALAVTGRLLFRRRLSAGRTKDGEVEGDASPGGVSRSRCYRVAACTTWTLAAFEVLLAAYSWYADGGAGWSRDAVAEQVDAAARAVAWLLLAAYLQFDFGRRRRRQRQQELFPAQLRLWWALFMLLSVATVGAHAATSLDGFLVPGRSWAVDAVSVAAAVVLLSAGFLGRRAGRGQGQGHASEEPLLNGAREADNENSSSADGAGASLLTGAGFLSVLTFSWMAPLLSVGHRKTLVLEDVPSLESGDSVAGLLPSFMANLEALTRDGDSSSRKVVTAFKLTKALLRTVWWHVAVTAFYALVYNVATYVGPYLIDSLVQYLNGDERYASKGPLLVLAFIVAKALECLSQRHWFFRLQQAGMRARSALVAVVYQKSLALSSQSRRSRTSGEMINIISVDADRVGIFGWYMHDLWLVPLQVGMAMFILYSTLGLASLAALGATVVIMLANVPPGKMQEKFQENLMDSKDVRMKATTEILRNMRILKLQGWEMKFLSKIIELRKTETNWLKKYLYTSATVTFVFWGTPTFVAVVTFGACILMGIPLESGKVLSALATFRVLQEPIYVLPDTISMVIQTKVSLDRIASFLCLDELPSDAVQRLPSGSSDFAINVNNGCFSWEASPEVPTLKDLSFQARPGMRVAVCGTVGSGKSSLLSCILGEIPKLSGEVQTCGTTAYVSQSAWIQSGKIQENILFGKEMDAEKYDRVLESCSLKKDLEILPFGDQTVIGERGINLSGGQKQRIQIARALYQDSDIYLFDDPFSAVDAHTGSHLFKECLLGDLGSKTVVYVTHQIEFLPTADLILVMKDGRIAQSGKYDEILGSGEVFMELVGAHKDALTTLDAIDSMNGGNVPSPSSGKANPKLSRSLSSVEKKDKANNDEENAQSGQLVQEEERERGRVGFWVYWKYLTLAYKGALVPFVLLAQILFQILQIVSNYWMAWAAPVSKDVEPPVSMSILIYVYVILALGSSLCILVRSLFLATAAYKTATLLFNKMHLSIFRAPMSFFDSTPSGRILNRASTDQSEVDTNISNHMGFVAFSVIQLIGIIVVMSQVAWQVFVVFIPVFATCVWYQRYYIDTARELQRLIGVCKAPTIQHFAESITGSTTIRSFGKENQFVSTNSHLADAYSRPKFYNTGAREWLCFRLDVLSSLIFAFSLIFLINLPTGLIDPGIAGLAITYGLNLNMLQEWVVRGMCTLENKIISVERILQYISIPAEPPLVMSEVKLAHNWPSSGEIQLHNLHVKYAPQLPFVLKGLAATFPGGMKTGIVGRTGSGKSTLIQALFRIVDPTIGQILIDDVNICTIGLHDLRSRLSIIPQEPTMFEGTVRSNLDPLGEYSDDKIWEALDCCQLGDEVRKKELKLDSPVIENGENWSVGQRQLVCLGRVILKRSKILVLDEATASVDTATDNLIQKTLRQQFSETTVITIAHRITSVLDSDMVLLLDNGVAVEHDRPTKLLEDKSSLFSKLVAEYTMRSVHT, from the exons ATGGCGGCAACGCCGGCCTGGGAGGGATCCCTCATTTTCTTCCTGCAACCGCTCTTCCTCCACGGCGTGAGCGCCGCGGCCCACCTCATCCTCGCGCTCGCCGTCACAGGGCGCTTGCTCTTTCGCCGCCGCCTCTCCGCCGGCCGAACCAAGGACGGGGAGGTGGAGGGAGATGCCAGCCCCGGCGGCGTTAGCCGGTCCCGGTGCTACCGGGTCGCTGCCTGCACCACGTGGACCCTGGCGGCGTTCGAGGTCCTCCTCGCCGCGTACTCCTGGTACGCGGACGGTGGAGCCGGGTGGTCACGCGACGCGGTCGCGGAACAAGTGGACGCGGCCGCGCGCGCGGTGGCGTGGTTGCTGCTCGCCGCGTACCTACAGTTCGAtttcgggcggcggcggcggcggcagcggcagcaggaGCTGTTCCCTGCGCAGCTCAGGCTTTGGTGGGCGCTCTTCATGCTGCTCTCCGTCGCCACCGTCGGCGCTCACGCGGCGACGAGTCTCGACGGGTTCCTCGTTCCCGGTCGGTCGTGGGCGGTCGACGCCGTCTCTGTTGCTGCGGCAGTGGTTCTACTCTCAGCTGGGTTCCTCGGAAGGCGGGCGGGACGGGGCCAAGGCCAAGGCCATGCTTCCGAGGAGCCTCTGCTGAACGGCGCGCGCGAGGCGGACAATGAGAACAGCAGCAGCGCCGACGGCGCCGGCGCATCCTTGCTCACTGGCGCCGGCTTTCTCAGCGTGCTCACCTTCTCGTGGATGGCCCCTCTGCTCAGCGTGGGCCACAGGAAGACCCTCGTCCTGGAGGACGTCCCGAGCCTCGAGTCCGGCGACAGCGTTGCTGGCCTGCTCCCGTCGTTCATGGCCAACCTTGAGGCGCTCACCCGCGACGGCGACAGCTCCAGCCGGAAGGTCGTCACGGCATTCAAGCTCACCAAGGCCCTGCTGCGCACCGTCTGGTGGCACGTCGCGGTGACCGCGTTCTACGCGCTGGTCTACAACGTGGCCACCTACGTCGGCCCGTACCTCATAGACTCCCTGGTGCAGTACCTCAACGGCGACGAGAGGTACGCGAGCAAGGGGCCGCTCCTTGTCCTCGCCTTCATCGTGGCCAAGGCGTTGGAGTGCCTGTCGCAGCGGCACTGGTTCTTCCGCTTGCAGCAAGCGGGGATGCGCGCGCGGTCGGCGCTCGTCGCCGTCGTGTACCAGAAGAGCCTCGCGCTTTCCAGCCAGTCGAGGCGGAGCCGAACAAGCGGAGAGATGATTAACATCATCAGCGTTGACGCCGACCGCGTCGGCATCTTCGGATGGTACATGCACGACCTCTGGCTGGTGCCGTTACAAGTAGGCATGGCAATGTTCATCCTCTACTCCACGCTGGGGCTCGCGTCGCTTGCCGCGCTGGGTGCAACCGTGGTCATCATGCTCGCCAACGTGCCTCCCGGGAAAATGCAGGAGAAGTTCCAGGAGAATCTCATGGACAGCAAGGACGTCAGGATGAAGGCGACGACTGAGATCCTTCGCAACATGAGGATTCTCAAGCTGCAGGGGTGGGAGATGAAATTCCTGTCCAAGATTATTGAGCTGAGGAAGACAGAGACGAATTGGCTAAAGAAATACCTCTACACATCGGCCACGGTGACCTTCGTCTTCTGGGGTACCCCGACCTTCGTTGCTGTGGTCACCTTTGGAGCTTGCATTCTCATGGGGATCCCGTTGGAGTCAGGGAAGGTGCTGTCAGCATTGGCCACGTTCCGCGTGCTGCAGGAACCGATATATGTCCTTCCTGACACTATCTCGATGGTGATCCAGACCAAGGTGTCTCTTGACAGGATAGCATCATTCCTATGCCTTGACGAGCTGCCAAGTGATGCTGTGCAGAGGCTTCCAAGTGGTAGCTCTGACTTTGCAATCAACGTCAACAATGGGTGCTTCTCCTGGGAAGCCTCACCTGAAGTCCCAACACTGAAGGACCTGAGCTTCCAAGCTAGGCCAGGCATGCGCGTTGCTGTTTGTGGGACAGTTGGCTCCGGAAAATCGAGCCTGCTATCTTGCATTCTTGGTGAGATTCCAAAGTTATCAGGAGAGGTCCAGACTTGTGGAACAACAGCATATGTCAGTCAATCAGCATGGATACAGAGCGGCAAAATTCAGGAGAATATACTGTTTGGCAAAGAGATGGACGCAGAGAAGTATGACAGAGTACTTGAGTCTTGCTCGCTGAAGAAAGACTTGGAGATCTTGCCATTTGGTGATCAGACAGTCATTGGCGAGCGGGGCATCAACCTTAGTGGTGGGCAGAAGCAAAGGATTCAGATAGCCCGCGCTCTGTATCAGGATTCCGACATCTATTTGTTCGATGATCCATTCAGTGCAGTTGATGCCCATACAGGATCCCACCTTTTTAAG GAATGCTTGCTTGGGGATTTGGGCTCAAAAACAGTGGTTTATGTCACTCATCAGATTGAATTCCTACCTACCGCTGACCTCATTCTT GTCATGAAAGATGGGAGAATAGCACAATCAGGAAAATACGACGAAATACTAGGTTCAGGGGAAGTGTTCATGGAGCTAGTTGGTGCTCACAAGGATGCTCTGACAACATTGGATGCGATTGATTCCATGAATGGAGGCAATGTGCCCTCTCCTTCAAGTGGCAAAGCAAACCCGAAGCTGTCCAGATCACTGTCATCAGTTGAGAAGAAAGATAAAGCCAACAATGATGAAGAGAATGCTCAGAGTGGGCAGCTGGTGCAGGAAGAAGAAAGGGAGAGAGGTAGGGTGGGGTTCTGGGTCTATTGGAAGTACCTCACACTAGCTTATAAGGGAGCTCTTGTACCGTTTGTGTTGCTAGCACAGATACTTTTCCAAATACTTCAAATTGTGAGTAATTACTGGATGGCTTGGGCTGCTCCCGTGTCAAAGGATGTTGAGCCTCCAGTGAGCATGTCAATACTGATCTATGTCTATGTCATCCTGGCTCTTGGAAGCTCATTGTGCATCCTTGTAAGATCACTGTTCCTTGCAACAGCTGCCTACAAAACAGCGACTTTGTTATTCAACAAGATGCATTTGTCCATATTCAGAGCTCCTATGTCTTTCTTTGATTCCACTCCAAGCGGGCGCATCTTGAATAGG GCTTCAACTGATCAAAGTGAAGTGGACACTAACATTTCTAACCACATGGGCTTTGTTGCATTTTCCGTCATTCAACTTATTGGAATTATTGTGGTGATGTCTCAAGTTGCATGGCAGGTCTTCGTTGTTTTCATCCCTGTATTTGCTACCTGTGTCTGGTATCAG CGATACTACATTGACACAGCTAGGGAGCTGCAAAGGCTAATAGGAGTTTGCAAAGCTCCTACCATACAACATTTTGCAGAATCAATAACAGGATCAACTACCATTAGAAGtttcggcaaggaaaatcagtTTGTGTCAACTAATAGCCATCTAGCAGATGCCTACTCTCGACCGAAATTCTACAACACTGGAGCAAGGGAGTGGCTTTGCTTTCGTCTGGATGTGTTGTCATCTCTTATATTTGCCTTCTCTTTGATATTTTTGATCAATCTACCAACCGGCCTCATTGATCCAG GTATTGCTGGCCTTGCTATCACATATGGGCTTAATCTGAACATGCTTCAAGAATGGGTTGTCAGGGGCATGTGCACTTTGGAGAACAAGATAATATCAGTAGAGAGAATTCTACAGTACATTAGCATTCCTGCAGAACCCCCGCTTGTTATGTCAGAAGTTAAGTTGGCTCATAACTGGCCATCTAGTGGAGAAATTCAGCTCCATAATCTCCAT GTGAAATATGCACCGCAATTGCCATTTGTTTTGAAGGGTCTTGCAGCCACTTTCCCGGGGGGCATGAAAACCGGTATTGTTGGAAGAACAGGAAGTGGCAAATCAACCCTCATTCAGGCCCTTTTCCGTATTGTGGACCCTACTATTGGTCAGATACTAATAGATGACGTCAACATTTGCACAATTGGACTGCATGATCTGAGATCCAGGCTGAGCATCATTCCGCAAGAGCCAACAATGTTTGAAGGAACTGTTAGAAGTAACCTTGATCCTCTTGGGGAGTACTCTGATGATAAAATCTGGGAG GCTTTGGATTGTTGTCAGTTAGGGGATGAAGTTAGGAAGAAGGAGCTGAAGCTTGACTCGCCAG TGATAGAGAATGGCGAGAACTGGAGTGTGGGCCAGCGTCAGCTTGTGTGTCTTGGTAGGGTAATTCTGAAACGGAGTAAGATCCTTGTCCTGGATGAAGCCACTGCTTCAGTGGATACTGCAACTGACAACTTGATCCAGAAAACACTGAGACAGCAATTTTCAGAGACGACAGTCATCACGATAGCGCACAGGATCACATCGGTTCTTGACAGCGACATGGTGCTGCTTCTTGACAATG GCGTGGCTGTCGAGCACGACAGGCCGACAAAATTGCTGGAGGATAAGTCGTCTCTGTTCTCAAAGCTCGTAGCAGAATACACCATGCGGTCGGTGCATACATAG
- the LOC110432046 gene encoding uncharacterized protein LOC110432046 isoform X1 codes for MAATAPTNKNARMEVLPLVLPPRRRRLPVAASTLLSRGGSAPSTRFGAHGHGTTSPLRVQMNGGSRRMDGKKRAVNQGRATHFRFTTISPCTWQYVDRQGEDLQQFVKLLILSFILDR; via the exons ATGGCCGCCACCGCACCCACCAACAAAAACGCACGGATGGAGGTTCTGCCACTCGTCTTGCCACCCCGTCGGCGGCGGCTCCCGGTGGCGGCGAGCACTCTCCTCTCCAGAGGCGGTAGCGCCCCCTCGACTCGCTTTGGAGCCCATGGCCATGGCACGACAAGCCCCTTGCGAGTCCAGATGAACGGAGGGAGCAGGCGGATGGATGGCAAGAAACGTGCTG TAAATCAGGGGAGGGCAACCCACTTTCGGTTCACCACCATTTCGCCATGCACCTGGCAG TACGTCGATCGTCAAGGAGAAGATTTGCAGCAGTTCGTCAAGCTACTAATTCTTTCTTTTATTTTAGATAGATGA
- the LOC8081457 gene encoding uncharacterized protein LOC8081457 → MSRLAAAALRRGVTVSRDPSSSRLAVSPLVSARLFSADASGEAAATAAESQDDSFLKASREGLAYGRFYSVIGGGNRLEKNMLKTDIIHHLDRCGLSLDDVKIDYNNRYDPLAALLRFSSKAMFNTANRQTNLNRLYRIDEISREVWDLKKPFDEKTVLLQGVPRNALLEDIERFLCGTNFEPPFESFIRAGVPEPIRMVLVKFRTKADAMNAFITKNRGFCLNNQVSMRVLQ, encoded by the exons ATGTCGAGGCTCGCGGCCGCCGCCCTTCGCCGCGGCGTAACCGTATCGAGGGATCCCTCCTCCTCTCGCTTGGCGGTGTCCCCGCTGGTGTCCGCTCGGCTCTTCTCCGCGGATGCATCCGGCGAAGCCGCCGCCACGGCCGCAGAGTCACAGGACGACTCTTTCCTCAAGGCATCCCGCGAAG GGTTGGCCTATGGAAGGTTCTACAGCGTCATTGGTGGAGGCAATCGTCTTGAGAAGAACATGTTGAAAACTGACATTATCCATCACCTTGACAGATGTGGATTATCATTGGATGATGTGAAGATTGATTACAACAACAGATATGATCCATTGGCCGC TTTGTTGAGGTTTTCTTCAAAGGCAATGTTTAACACTGCAAATAGGCAAACAAATTTGAATCGGCTGTACAGGATTGATGAG ATAAGTCGTGAAGTATGGGATCTCAAAAAGCCCTTTGATGAGAAAACT GTACTCTTGCAAGGAGTCCCACGAAATGCCCTCCTAGAGGACATAGAGCGTTTTTTGTGTGGCACGAACTTTGAACCTCCATTTGAAAGCTTTATAAG AGCTGGTGTCCCAGAGCCCATAAGAATGGTGCTGGTTAAATTCCGCACAAAGGCTGATGCGATGAATGCCTTCATTACCAAAAACAGAGGTTTCTGTCTGAACAATCAAGTTAGCATGCGTGTCCTTCAGTAA
- the LOC8084897 gene encoding pre-mRNA-splicing factor ATP-dependent RNA helicase DEAH1 — MATGVPPEPEPQAPAISHHIGTILDYLQNYRIVLVSAAPGSGKSTVLPRYLANYGFGPVICAQPRLLAVTVASSKPGQERDSDDVWFTTTRVLIDMLCCNDGRPAFAAAFRTVVVDEAHDRTLCTDLLLGVVKAAVATEETGHLNVVVCTAGGPEDSSLSDFFFGAPIVAFQRALHPVAVHYSRGPMLDMVSAVVDEVTDIHRSKPPGDVLVFLPDIIRIQEAYEKLAQLDLPGLVLRFVHDNLPEEFMDYALDPAPGGSRRVVLATDVAETAVLVPGITYVVDTGVLSEDPLAMVSKEAAIRRAAVAGAASAGHCHRLYMEGEYAGFQEHTVPHVKRDGGALNKLALMLKRHAADGMPGFELLDPPVAPSLENVVAELVTSGYLDKHGKLTEEGKREAYDED; from the coding sequence ATGGCAACCGGCGTTCCGCCGGAACCCGAGCCCCAGGCACCGGCGATCTCTCACCACATTGGTACAATCCTCGATTATCTCCAAAACTATAGGATTGTCCTTGTCTCCGCGGCGCCAGGCTCCGGCAAGTCCACGGTGCTCCCCCGATACCTCGCCAACTATGGCTTCGGCCCGGTCATCTGCGCGCAGCCTCGGCTCctcgcggtgaccgtggcctcGTCGAAACCCGGCCAGGAGCGGGATTCCGACGACGTCTGGTTCACGACCACCCGGGTGCTCATCGACATGTTGTGCTGCAACGACGGGAGGCCGGCCTTCGCCGCGGCGTTCCGCACGGTCGTCGTCGACGAGGCACACGACCGCACGCTCTGCACCGACCTCCTCCTCGGGGTAGTCAAGGCCGCCGTGGCCACGGAGGAAACGGGTCACCTCAACGTGGTCGTCTGCACCGCCGGCGGACCGGAAGACAGCTCGCTCAGCGACTTCTTCTTCGGCGCGCCGATCGTCGCGTTCCAGCGCGCGCTGCACCCCGTCGCGGTGCACTACTCGCGGGGGCCCATGCTCGACATGGTGAGCGCGGTGGTCGACGAGGTGACGGACATCCACAGGTCGAAGCCGCCCGGCGACGTGCTGGTGTTCTTGCCGGATATCATCCGCATCCAGGAGGCCTACGAGAAGCTTGCGCAGCTCGACCTGCCAGGGCTGGTCCTTCGCTTCGTCCACGACAACCTCCCGGAAGAGTTCATGGACTACGCACTGGACCCTGCGCCAGGTGGATCGAGGAGAGTCGTGCTGGCGACGGACGTGGCCGAGACGGCTGTTCTGGTCCCCGGGATCACGTACGTCGTCGACACCGGCGTGCTGTCAGAGGACCCGCTTGCGATGGTCTCCAAGGAGGCGGCGATCAGGCGGGCAGCGGTGGCCGGCGCCGCCTCTGCGGGGCACTGCCACCGGCTCTACATGGAGGGCGAGTACGCTGGATTCCAAGAGCACACAGTTCCGCACGTCAAGCGAGATGGCGGCGCGCTCAACAAGCTCGCGCTGATGCTCAAGAGACACGCTGCTGATGGCATGCCGGGCTTCGAGCTTCTTGACCCGCCAGTGGCGCCATCACTGGAGAATGTTGTTGCTGAGCTGGTCACCAGCGGCTACTTGGATAAGCATGGCAAATTGACAGAGGAAGGGAAACGCGAAGCATACGATGAAGACTAA
- the LOC110431693 gene encoding protein IN2-1 homolog B-like, whose amino-acid sequence MNSLAFPGCPSPLTPASTAPGLHPIPSPRIKIRFQRLEDAAHHHLRARSSASSRTRTVAMASGLPVSSKEVLPSPLTSASEPPPLFDGTTKLYVAYYCPFAQRAWIARNYKGLQDKIKIVAIDLADRPAWYKEKVYPENKVPSLEHNNQVKGESLDLVKYIDSNFEGPSLLPEDPAKKQFAEELLAYTDAFNKALYSSLLSKEDVSEETVAALDKIEDALGKFNDGPFFLGQFSLVDIAYVPFIERFQIFYSNIKNYDITKGRPNLQKFIEEVNKIDAYTQTKLDPDFLLEQTKKRLGIA is encoded by the exons ATGAATTCGCTCGCTTTCCCTGGCTGCCCGTCACCACTGACGCCCGCCTCCACCGCCCCCGGCCTCCATCCCATCCCATCGCCGCGTATAAAGATTCGCTTCCAGCGACTAGAAGATGCAGCTCATCACCACCTCCGCGCTCGAAGCTCCGCCTCCTCCCGAACCCGTACCGTCGCCATGGCATCCGGCTTGCCTGTAAG CTCCAAGGAAGTGCTGCCGTCTCCCCTGACCTCCGCCTCCGAGCCCCCTCCCCTCTTCGATGGCACTACCAA GTTGTACGTTGCCTATTATTGCCCGTTCGCGCAGCGCGCTTGGATTGCCAGGAACTACAAG GGTTTGCAGGATAAGATTAAGATTGTCGCCATCGATCTTGCTGACAGGCCAGCATGGTACAAGGAGAAGGTTTATCCAGAAAACAAG GTGCCTTCTCTGGAACACAACAACCAGGTGAAAGGAGAGAGCTTGGATTTGGTTAAGTACATTGACAGCAACTTCGAAGGTCCATCGTTGCTCCCTGAG GATCCTGCAAAGAAGCAGTTCGCTGAGGAGCTGCTTGCATATACTGATGCATTTAACAAAGCATTATACTCATCTTTACTCAGCAAGGAAGATGTGTCTGAGGAAACTG TTGCTGCTTTGGATAAAATAGAAGACGCCCTGGGGAAATTTAATGACGGCCCGTTCTTCCTTGGTCAGTTCAGTTTG GTGGACATTGCATATGTACCATTCATCGAGAGGTTTCAGATATTCTATTCCAACATAAAAAACTATGATATCACAAAGGGCAGACCCAACCTTCAGAAGTTCATTGAG GAAGTGAACAAGATCGATGCATATACGCAGACTAAACTGGACCCAGATTTTTTACTTGAGCAGACAAAGAAGCGGCTTGGG ATTGCTTAA
- the LOC110432046 gene encoding uncharacterized protein LOC110432046 isoform X2 codes for MAATAPTNKNARMEVLPLVLPPRRRRLPVAASTLLSRGGSAPSTRFGAHGHGTTSPLRVQMNGGSRRMDGKKRAVNQGRATHFRFTTISPCTWQNSTSIVKEKICSSSSSY; via the exons ATGGCCGCCACCGCACCCACCAACAAAAACGCACGGATGGAGGTTCTGCCACTCGTCTTGCCACCCCGTCGGCGGCGGCTCCCGGTGGCGGCGAGCACTCTCCTCTCCAGAGGCGGTAGCGCCCCCTCGACTCGCTTTGGAGCCCATGGCCATGGCACGACAAGCCCCTTGCGAGTCCAGATGAACGGAGGGAGCAGGCGGATGGATGGCAAGAAACGTGCTG TAAATCAGGGGAGGGCAACCCACTTTCGGTTCACCACCATTTCGCCATGCACCTGGCAG AACAGTACGTCGATCGTCAAGGAGAAGATTTGCAGCAGTTCGTCAAGCTACTAA